From the Bos javanicus breed banteng chromosome 7, ARS-OSU_banteng_1.0, whole genome shotgun sequence genome, the window tgggaggagaaggggatgagatggttggatgacatcactgactcaatagacatgagtttgagtaaactccagcagttcgtgatggacagggaagactggagtgctgcagtccatggggttgcaaagagtcagatgtgactgagcgactgaactgaactgaacttgatgcCTCAGGGGCTTTCCAgctgacgctagtggtaaagaacccctgtctgccaatgcaggagacctaagatatggtgtttgatccctggttcaggaggatcccctggaggaggaaatggcaactcgctccagttatcttgcctggagaatcccatggacagaggagcctggcagactacagtcaaaaagttacaaagagacatgactgagcaaagcaTGGACACACGTGATAGGTATTGTGGAAACAAAACTGAATAAGGAAGAGAATCCTAAAGAGGCAAATAAAATACAGTGACAACTAGCAATACACAGTGTATGTCAAAGTCCAAAACATCAGAAAAAGCAGCTAAAGTGATAATACAAAGGAATGATGTACACAAACATGAAATCAATGGTCTGAAATTTTCCTTGTTATAAACACACAGATAGCGGTGAATGTTTTCAGTAGTTTTCCCCACATAGGAGCAGTACAACTCATGACTATCCTTTATTTAAATAACTCTTGAATAAGAGGGAAATCACTAAGCTTAATCAAATGAGTTACATAAATTATATGAAAGAGGTGAgatcaaataaatggaaatttcaaGAAATAAAGGACAAAGCAACATCTGCTTCCACAATCTGATCTCAAAAATTGCAATTTCTGCCTGTGAGGTTTTAAATCTTCCAGTCATGCTCCCTTCATCAGCTTAGGACAACTGGTGTTTTAATCATTGTCCTCCTAAAGAATGCTTTCAGAGCAGTCTTTATGTCCTTgttcctcagactgtagatgaaggggttcagcatgggtgtgaccacagtgtacatcaccGAGGCCGTTGCACTTGAATGTGAGCTTTGGGTAGCAGCAGAGCTAAGGTATACTCCTAAGCACgtacaataaaataaagagacaaCTGAGAGATGAGATGCACAAgtggaaaatgctttatacttCCCCTGAGCTGATGAGATTTCACATATGGTGGAAACTATCCTAGAGTAAGAGTAAAGGATACCAGCTAAGGGAGCACCTCCCAGCAGGACAGTAGCAAAATACATCACCATGTCATTAAGAAAAGTGTCAGAACAGGCAAGTTGGACCAACTGTTTCAGTTCACAGAAATAGTGAGGGATTATCACCTCTCTGCTGAAGGACAAACTCAACACCATTAAAGTTTGCAAGAAGGAATGTAGGACATTGATGACCCAGGAAACAAGAACCAGCAGTCCACAGAGCTGGGCACTCATGATGACCTTGTAGTACAGGGGGTGGCAGATGGCTACAAATCGGTCAAAAGCCATCACTGTTAGGAGGAAGTCATCCAACcctaaaaaaaatgtgaaaaaatacacCTGGGTGATGCAACCTTCATAGGTGATAACTTTGTTCTGGGTCTGGATGTTCCACAGCATCTTTGGGATGGTCGTGGAGGTGAAACAGATGTCtacaaaggacaggttggagaggaagaagtacatggggttGTGCAGGTGGGAGTCTGAGCTGACggccaggatgatgagcaggtttccaaaCACAGTAATCAGGTACATGGAGAGGAAAAGCCCAAATATGATGGGCTGCAGGTCTGTTTCCTCTgagaatcccagaagaagaaaacctGAAACATTTGTTAGGTTCCTTGGTATCATGTGGTGGAGGTGACctaaaggaaaggggaaaatatcATGTCTAATTTTCACAAAAAAAGACATTGCTCACATCATTGAaaaactattatttatattttgcctaattgtatttaaatatatttgcttaACTAAGTTCTGCTTTGTTCATGGATTTGCTCCCCTTTAGGGAATTTCTGTGTCATCTGGAACTGACAAGGTTGTCCCACTTGCTGCTTCTTTCCCGGGATGTCATCTATTCCACATAAGAAATACTTTCATTCATTTGGGGATTATGAACTGAGTGATGATCATGTTCCAGGTGATGTCTTGGCAATGAGTATAGGGTTCTAAACAACAAAATCTCTAAGAATCCAGTCACAAAGTAAACATAAGTCTtatatgtgtgtgggtatgtgtgtgctcaggggCTTCTTTCccactccatgcactgtagccctccaggctcttctgcccatgaggttttccaggcaagaacattggagtgggttgccatgtcttcctcagggatcttccccacccaaacATAGAACCCCGGTcttctgagtttcctgcattgcaggcgggttctttactgctgagccaccagagaagtccatatatatgtgaatatatattgaatatgtatatatatagcttataAGTTAACTTTTGAATGTTGACTGTTGCTATGAAGAAACCTGAAAGGTTTTATGGAAAGAGCAGAGAAGGCATGCTGTTTTTTAGATTCAAGGATGAAAGAGTAGGAGCCATAAACATATCAGGTGAAGTGTATGCTTGACAGGGAGGATAGCCAGTGCAAATGCACTGAGGAAAGTGCTTGTTTAAAGTGTTCAAgtttaagagaaaaaaggaaaccaaTGTAGGGAGGGCATAGGGCAAGAGGGAATGAGGAGAGATGGTGTCAGAGGACACTGAGGAAcaaggtgacttccctggtggtgctgaaACTTCAAATCATAAGACTTTCATCCACTGCATGTAACTAGTACTTTATGAAATTATTGCAGGGATGTCCAATGTGTTTAAATGGATCACTTTTGTTGACCTTGCTGTGCCCAGctgcttcaggcatgtctgactctttatgaccccgagGACTacaccccgccaggctcctgtgcccatgggattctccagtcaagaatactggagtgggttcccatgccctccttcaggtgatcttcccaacccagggattggccccaggtctcctgaatgcaggcagattcttggagTCACCTTGGAATACATGAACTCAGTACCACCGCTGTGAGGACTTCTCATACTCCACcaggcaccacacacacacacaggcacacacacacatgcgtgcacacacaaacacatacacacaggcacacacatgcgcacacacacacacacaggcacacacacacacacacacacagtagacaCTGGCCATCTAAGCTATGTTACTTCTATGTTTTTCACCCCTCATCCCTAGCTACCTTGATTAAGTTAGAGTTTGATACAACTCCCATTGATAAGATCAGGTTATATAAAGTGGTATCCAAAAATTCCAGTTTGTAAGTATTCTTGGTACCAATATACTTGGAATTTAATTTTGGTATGGCCATTTTACACTTGTATTAAAGATCATTAAGAAGTAGTTGAATGTGAAcctatggttgccagggggaaagatgaggggaagggacagttagagagtttgggatggacatgaacacagtgctatatttaaagtggataaccaacaaggtcctgctgcataacacagggaactctgctccatgttgTCTCagtctggat encodes:
- the LOC133251866 gene encoding olfactory receptor-like protein OLF4; the encoded protein is MQASFTLSFVGPELQFPLLTIQEEFGPSRSDLPLRVPNQSLYLPYGTSNSTQVSGFLLLGLSKELELQPLIFGLFLSMYLITVFGNLLVILAVSSDSHLHTPMYFFLSNLSFADICFTTTTIPKMLWNIQTHSKVITYEGCIIQMYLFLLFGGLDDFLLTVMAYDRYVAICHPLHYMVIMKPRLCGLLVLSSFIMSFLYSLLQSLMVMQLMNPKNLTNVSGFLLLGFSEETDLQPIIFGLFLSMYLITVFGNLLIILAVSSDSHLHNPMYFFLSNLSFVDICFTSTTIPKMLWNIQTQNKVITYEGCITQVYFFTFFLGLDDFLLTVMAFDRFVAICHPLYYKVIMSAQLCGLLVLVSWVINVLHSFLQTLMVLSLSFSREVIIPHYFCELKQLVQLACSDTFLNDMVMYFATVLLGGAPLAGILYSYSRIVSTICEISSAQGKYKAFSTCASHLSVVSLFYCTCLGVYLSSAATQSSHSSATASVMYTVVTPMLNPFIYSLRNKDIKTALKAFFRRTMIKTPVVLS